One stretch of Priestia megaterium DNA includes these proteins:
- the metK gene encoding methionine adenosyltransferase → MSTQRRLFTSESVTEGHPDKICDQISDSILDAILAKDPNARVACETSVTTGLVLVSGEITTSTYVDIPKTVRETIKGIGYTRAKYGFDAETCAVLTSIDEQSADIAAGVDQALEAREGQMSDEEIEAIGAGDQGLMFGYACNETKELMPLPISLAHKLARRLTEVRKEEILPYLRPDGKTQVTVEYDENNKPVRIDTIVISTQHHPEVTLEQIQRNLKEYVINPVVPNELIDENTKYFINPTGRFVIGGPQGDAGLTGRKIIVDTYGGYARHGGGAFSGKDATKVDRSAAYAARYVAKNIVAADLADKCEVQLAYAIGVAQPVSISIDTFGTGKVSEEVLVDVVRKNFDLRPAGIIKMLDLRRPIYKQTAAYGHFGRTDVELPWEFTDKAEALKTQALAK, encoded by the coding sequence ATGTCAACACAACGTCGTCTGTTCACGTCAGAATCTGTTACAGAGGGACATCCCGATAAAATTTGTGACCAAATTTCTGACTCAATTCTTGATGCTATCCTAGCAAAGGATCCAAATGCTCGTGTTGCTTGTGAAACAAGCGTAACAACTGGTTTAGTTTTAGTAAGTGGTGAAATTACAACTTCTACTTACGTGGATATTCCTAAAACAGTTCGTGAAACAATTAAAGGAATTGGCTATACTCGTGCAAAATACGGATTTGATGCTGAAACTTGTGCAGTATTAACATCTATCGACGAGCAGTCAGCTGATATCGCTGCTGGTGTAGACCAAGCGTTAGAAGCACGTGAAGGTCAAATGTCAGATGAAGAAATCGAAGCAATCGGAGCTGGAGACCAAGGGTTAATGTTTGGTTATGCATGTAACGAAACAAAAGAATTAATGCCTCTTCCAATTTCATTAGCTCATAAACTTGCTCGCCGTCTAACAGAAGTACGTAAAGAAGAAATTCTTCCTTACCTTCGCCCGGATGGTAAAACACAAGTAACAGTTGAATATGATGAAAACAACAAACCTGTTCGCATCGATACAATTGTTATTTCAACTCAGCATCACCCAGAAGTAACGTTAGAGCAAATTCAACGTAACTTAAAAGAATATGTTATTAATCCAGTTGTTCCAAACGAGTTAATTGATGAAAATACAAAGTATTTCATTAACCCAACAGGACGTTTCGTAATCGGCGGTCCTCAAGGAGATGCTGGTTTAACTGGTCGTAAAATTATCGTTGATACTTACGGCGGATATGCTCGTCACGGCGGCGGTGCATTCTCTGGTAAGGACGCAACAAAAGTAGACCGTTCAGCAGCTTATGCAGCTCGTTATGTTGCGAAAAACATTGTAGCAGCTGATCTTGCTGATAAATGTGAAGTACAACTAGCATATGCAATTGGTGTTGCACAACCAGTATCTATTTCAATTGATACATTCGGTACAGGAAAAGTTTCTGAAGAAGTACTAGTAGACGTAGTACGCAAAAACTTTGACCTACGTCCAGCAGGCATCATTAAAATGCTTGATTTACGTCGCCCAATTTATAAGCAAACAGCAGCTTACGGCCACTTTGGTCGTACGGATGTGGAGCTTCCTTGGGAGTTCACAGACAAAGCGGAAGCATTAAAAACTCAAGCTTTAGCTAAATAA
- the pckA gene encoding phosphoenolpyruvate carboxykinase (ATP) — MSTVDMSIELNGLLQLKTTKHQLSVPQLVEKILARREGTLTSTGAVSVETGKYTGRSPLDKFIVSDAVSSKTVEWGPVNQPISAQRFDALYKKVLTHLKKQDELFVFNGYAGADKKYQLPIQVVNEFAWHNLFAQQLFIRPSAKQKTNDDVKPFTIVAAPTFKADPETDGTNSETFIILSLERRIVLIGGTEYAGEMKKSIFSVMNFLLPQNNILSMHCSANVGEEGDVALFFGLSGTGKTTLSADANRRLIGDDEHGWSSSGVFNIEGGCYAKCIQLSEEKEPQIFNAIRFGAVLENVVLNQNTKVADYNDNSLTENTRAAYSIDSIDNTVLPSVAGHPTAIVFLTADAFGVLPPISKLTKEQAMYHFLSGYTSKLAGTERGVTSPQATFSTCFGEPFLPLAPTTYAEMLGKKIDEHNVNVYLVNTGWTGGEYGVGERMKLSYTRAMVQAALEGELANTETVTDAIFGLSIPTHVPGVPDEVLQPSKAWNDATAYNQKATELAAKFKANFKRFNDVASDISTLGGPRV, encoded by the coding sequence ATGAGTACTGTTGATATGTCTATCGAATTAAATGGTTTGCTTCAATTAAAAACAACAAAACACCAATTATCTGTTCCACAACTTGTTGAAAAAATTCTAGCTCGACGCGAAGGAACGCTGACTTCTACAGGTGCTGTGTCAGTCGAAACCGGAAAATATACAGGTCGCTCTCCTTTAGATAAATTTATTGTAAGCGATGCTGTGTCTTCAAAAACGGTTGAATGGGGACCTGTCAATCAGCCAATTTCTGCTCAGCGATTCGATGCGCTATACAAAAAAGTCTTAACCCACTTAAAGAAGCAGGATGAACTTTTTGTTTTTAATGGATATGCTGGAGCTGATAAAAAGTATCAGTTACCAATTCAAGTAGTTAATGAATTTGCATGGCACAACCTATTCGCTCAGCAGTTATTCATTCGCCCTTCAGCCAAACAAAAAACAAATGATGACGTGAAGCCGTTTACAATTGTAGCAGCTCCAACGTTCAAAGCTGATCCTGAAACAGACGGGACGAATTCTGAAACCTTCATTATTCTTTCATTAGAGCGACGCATTGTGCTAATTGGAGGAACTGAATACGCTGGTGAAATGAAAAAATCTATTTTCTCAGTGATGAACTTCTTGCTTCCTCAAAACAATATTCTATCCATGCACTGTTCTGCTAACGTAGGAGAAGAAGGTGACGTTGCATTATTCTTTGGTTTATCTGGAACGGGTAAAACAACGCTTTCTGCTGATGCAAACCGTCGTTTAATCGGAGATGACGAGCACGGTTGGTCAAGCTCTGGTGTATTTAATATTGAAGGAGGGTGCTACGCGAAGTGCATTCAGCTTTCCGAAGAAAAAGAACCGCAAATTTTCAATGCAATTCGCTTCGGCGCCGTATTGGAAAATGTAGTGTTAAATCAAAATACGAAAGTAGCAGATTACAATGATAATAGTTTAACAGAGAATACTCGTGCCGCTTATTCAATTGACTCTATTGATAATACGGTATTGCCAAGCGTTGCTGGGCACCCTACAGCTATTGTCTTTTTAACTGCTGATGCCTTCGGCGTCTTGCCTCCAATCAGCAAGCTTACAAAAGAACAAGCGATGTACCATTTTCTGAGCGGATACACTAGTAAGTTAGCTGGAACAGAGCGCGGCGTAACATCGCCACAGGCTACTTTCTCTACATGCTTTGGTGAGCCTTTCTTACCTCTTGCTCCAACAACTTATGCAGAAATGCTAGGAAAGAAAATCGATGAACATAATGTAAATGTCTACCTTGTAAATACTGGATGGACCGGCGGTGAATACGGCGTAGGCGAACGAATGAAGTTAAGTTACACTCGAGCTATGGTTCAAGCAGCCCTTGAAGGAGAACTAGCTAATACCGAAACAGTAACAGATGCTATTTTTGGTTTATCGATTCCAACCCATGTTCCGGGAGTTCCTGATGAAGTACTTCAGCCTTCTAAAGCATGGAACGATGCAACAGCTTATAACCAAAAAGCAACTGAGCTTGCTGCTAAATTCAAAGCTAATTTCAAGCGTTTTAACGACGTAGCATCTGACATTTCAACATTAGGGGGACCTAGAGTCTAA
- a CDS encoding DUF2584 domain-containing protein, protein MGMPLELNTMIVTKGNEKRVTDNIFQIEKKGYRLYPLDIPLNIHKTKNGECIGTAVVRKVEMEQEKTVVTYELTKLHSTN, encoded by the coding sequence ATGGGGATGCCGCTAGAATTAAATACAATGATTGTGACAAAAGGCAACGAAAAGCGTGTAACGGATAACATTTTTCAAATTGAGAAAAAAGGATATCGCTTGTATCCGTTAGATATTCCATTAAACATTCACAAAACGAAAAATGGAGAATGTATTGGAACTGCTGTTGTGCGTAAGGTAGAAATGGAGCAAGAAAAAACCGTTGTCACATATGAACTGACAAAATTACATTCAACTAACTAA
- a CDS encoding alpha/beta hydrolase family protein — MKDGTIIHKQRFPSPNPRVALWIITYACQGLKIKGMLAEPKEKGVYDGFLYLRGGIKNVGTVRPARLIQFASQGFIVMAPFYRGNQGGEGNEDFAGDDRYDAFAAYDLLKQLPNVHHDRIHIFGFSRGGVMALLTAIEKNDSRSLVLWGGVTDMVLTYEEREDLRRMMKRVIGGTPSKYPERYEWRTPLHRAHLVEPPVLLIHGLEDKNVSIDHSYQLESKLKESNKKVTSWYFENFPHAFPPKENRETVKKLTKWMKAQ; from the coding sequence ATGAAAGATGGAACAATAATACATAAACAGCGCTTCCCATCCCCAAACCCTCGCGTGGCGCTGTGGATAATTACATATGCATGTCAAGGACTTAAGATTAAAGGGATGCTCGCAGAGCCAAAAGAAAAAGGAGTGTATGACGGCTTTTTATACTTAAGAGGAGGTATTAAGAACGTAGGAACGGTTCGTCCTGCTCGACTCATTCAATTTGCTTCTCAAGGTTTTATTGTCATGGCTCCGTTTTATAGGGGAAATCAAGGAGGCGAAGGAAACGAAGATTTTGCAGGAGATGATCGTTACGATGCTTTTGCTGCTTACGATTTACTGAAACAGCTCCCTAACGTCCACCATGACCGAATTCATATTTTTGGGTTTTCAAGAGGGGGAGTGATGGCTTTACTCACAGCCATTGAAAAAAACGACAGCCGCTCTCTTGTGTTATGGGGAGGCGTCACAGATATGGTGCTGACATATGAAGAAAGAGAAGATTTAAGAAGAATGATGAAGCGGGTGATTGGAGGAACTCCTTCTAAATATCCTGAAAGATACGAATGGAGGACACCTTTGCATCGTGCTCATCTCGTCGAGCCGCCGGTCTTGCTTATTCATGGTTTAGAAGATAAAAACGTGTCGATTGATCATTCCTATCAGCTCGAATCTAAACTAAAAGAGTCCAATAAAAAAGTTACCAGCTGGTACTTCGAAAACTTTCCACATGCTTTTCCACCAAAAGAAAACCGAGAAACGGTGAAGAAGTTAACGAAGTGGATGAAAGCGCAATAA
- a CDS encoding ABC transporter substrate-binding protein, whose translation MKPIKWLFSLLAIMILLIPLISCSKTTSVQTIRVGEVTRSIFYAPQYVAISKGFFEEEGLKVDLKTTWGGDKTMTSLLSDGIDVALVGSETSIYVYAQGSSDPVINFAQLTQTDGTFLVARKKVDQFSWDQLKGKTFLGQRKGGMPQMVGEYVLKQHNIDPKKDVKLVQNIDFANVANAFASGTGDYVQLFEPTASILEQQGKGHIVASFGKESGTVPYTTFMAKESYLKDNPEAAAKFTRAIYKAQKWVDTHSTDEIAEVVAPYFEDTPKETLQTVIDRYKSQKSFATNPLLDQKEWDHLQKIMDESGELPRHIDHSKLVNTKFAKDAMSE comes from the coding sequence ATGAAACCAATTAAATGGCTCTTTTCTTTGCTTGCTATTATGATTTTACTCATCCCACTAATTAGCTGCAGCAAAACAACATCTGTACAAACGATTCGTGTCGGTGAAGTAACTCGTTCTATCTTTTATGCTCCCCAGTACGTCGCTATTTCAAAAGGCTTTTTTGAAGAAGAAGGACTAAAGGTAGATTTAAAAACAACGTGGGGCGGAGATAAAACAATGACGTCACTTTTATCTGATGGCATCGACGTCGCCTTAGTCGGCTCTGAAACCTCAATCTACGTATATGCCCAAGGGTCTAGTGATCCCGTCATCAACTTTGCACAACTAACCCAAACCGACGGAACATTTCTAGTAGCGCGTAAAAAGGTCGATCAATTCTCATGGGATCAGCTTAAAGGCAAAACGTTTCTTGGTCAACGCAAAGGCGGCATGCCGCAAATGGTAGGGGAATATGTGTTGAAACAGCATAATATTGATCCTAAAAAAGATGTAAAACTCGTTCAAAACATTGATTTTGCTAACGTTGCGAATGCTTTTGCTTCTGGTACTGGAGATTACGTTCAATTATTTGAGCCAACGGCTAGTATTTTAGAGCAACAAGGAAAAGGACATATCGTTGCTTCCTTCGGAAAAGAATCAGGAACAGTTCCTTATACAACATTTATGGCCAAAGAAAGCTATTTAAAAGATAACCCTGAAGCAGCAGCTAAATTTACTCGAGCTATTTACAAAGCACAAAAATGGGTGGATACACATAGCACAGATGAAATTGCTGAAGTGGTTGCACCGTATTTTGAAGATACACCTAAAGAAACGCTGCAAACTGTTATTGACCGCTATAAATCCCAAAAATCCTTTGCAACTAACCCTTTATTAGATCAAAAAGAGTGGGATCATTTACAAAAAATCATGGACGAATCTGGAGAACTTCCAAGACACATTGATCACAGCAAGCTAGTCAACACAAAATTCGCAAAAGATGCAATGAGTGAGTAA
- a CDS encoding ABC transporter ATP-binding protein: MTKLHIQDVQHMYLTTKSATTALEHINLSIEEGEFVSFLGPSGCGKTTLLSIIAGLIEPTSGFVTIDGENIGTSVPNIGYMLQQDYLFPWKTIKENILLGLEIRGQLTDKAESKALLLLKEIGLQGVDDLYPHQLSGGMRQRVALVRTLAIDPAILLLDEPFSALDFQTKLKLEELVSKTLMTYQKTAVLVTHDIGEAIAMSSRIFLFSAKPGKIAKTFTVPSILRTLSPFEARQHPVYNDLFMDIWKELDQLETH, from the coding sequence ATGACAAAACTTCACATTCAAGATGTTCAGCATATGTATCTTACGACAAAGTCTGCTACCACTGCACTTGAACATATTAATTTGTCTATTGAAGAAGGAGAATTTGTTTCCTTTCTCGGCCCAAGCGGATGTGGAAAAACAACGCTTCTATCGATTATTGCAGGCTTGATTGAACCAACGTCCGGCTTCGTCACAATAGACGGTGAAAATATCGGAACATCAGTCCCAAACATCGGTTATATGCTTCAACAAGATTATTTGTTTCCGTGGAAAACCATTAAAGAAAATATTTTACTTGGGCTTGAAATTCGCGGACAGCTAACAGATAAAGCAGAGAGTAAAGCACTGTTACTCCTAAAAGAAATTGGTTTACAGGGCGTAGATGACCTATATCCGCACCAGTTATCCGGAGGTATGAGACAACGCGTCGCTTTAGTCCGAACACTTGCCATTGACCCCGCTATTTTACTCTTAGATGAACCTTTTTCAGCACTTGATTTTCAAACAAAACTCAAGCTTGAAGAACTTGTCTCCAAAACGCTGATGACCTATCAAAAAACGGCCGTTTTGGTCACGCACGATATCGGCGAAGCTATTGCCATGAGCAGCCGAATCTTTTTATTCTCAGCAAAGCCGGGAAAAATCGCAAAAACATTTACGGTTCCTTCTATTTTACGAACCCTCTCTCCGTTTGAAGCACGACAGCACCCTGTCTATAACGACTTATTTATGGACATATGGAAGGAGCTTGATCAACTTGAAACCCACTAG
- a CDS encoding ABC transporter permease: MKPTSSLDTLHESYLRKVRVEKRLVLSVQLIIFLAFFSLWELASRLKWIDPLIFSSPAKIWNLFLIKLADGSLAEHIGFTLFETVLGFILGTVLGILLATALWYSTRLAHILDPYLVILNAMPKVALGPILIVAIGPGFFSILTMGAIISVIITSIVVYTAFKEVDPNYIKLLKSFGATKTRCFKEAILPASMPAIISTFKVNVGLSWVGVIVGEFLVSSKGLGYMIIYGFQVFNFTLVLLSLLLIAIFATIMYQGVAYLEKKLIRRS, encoded by the coding sequence TTGAAACCCACTAGCTCCCTAGATACTCTTCATGAAAGCTATCTTCGCAAGGTTCGGGTCGAAAAACGATTAGTACTGAGCGTACAGCTGATAATTTTCTTAGCCTTTTTTAGCTTATGGGAACTGGCTTCTCGTTTAAAGTGGATTGACCCTTTAATCTTCAGTTCCCCCGCTAAAATATGGAATTTATTTTTAATTAAACTTGCCGACGGCTCGCTAGCAGAACATATTGGCTTTACGTTATTTGAAACAGTTCTTGGCTTTATTTTAGGCACAGTGCTAGGTATTTTACTTGCAACGGCTCTTTGGTATTCAACTAGGCTTGCACATATATTAGACCCTTACCTCGTTATTTTAAACGCCATGCCAAAAGTAGCGCTGGGCCCTATTTTAATTGTAGCTATCGGTCCAGGATTTTTCTCAATCTTAACGATGGGGGCGATTATATCCGTTATTATTACATCCATCGTCGTTTACACAGCATTTAAAGAAGTTGATCCGAACTATATTAAATTACTAAAAAGCTTTGGGGCAACGAAAACCCGCTGTTTTAAAGAAGCAATTTTGCCAGCTTCCATGCCTGCTATTATTTCCACATTTAAAGTAAATGTCGGCTTATCTTGGGTAGGCGTCATCGTAGGAGAATTTTTAGTTTCTTCGAAAGGGCTTGGATATATGATTATTTATGGTTTCCAAGTCTTCAACTTTACTCTTGTTCTTCTCAGCTTGTTATTAATTGCCATTTTCGCTACGATTATGTACCAAGGCGTTGCTTATTTAGAAAAGAAATTGATTAGACGCTCATAA
- the ytkD gene encoding RNA deprotection pyrophosphohydrolase: MYTFKDAYHNQVFLSFEKNPFSKTPRHVWVVCRYENQWLLTNHSKRGLEFPGGKLEGNEVPEEAAVREVFEETGGEVSSLTYIGQYKVVSKGKTIIKNIYFATIGNVIKKEDYMETDGPVMIDELPSGIQQDNAYSFIMKDNVLQYVMKYVKRTFL; encoded by the coding sequence ATGTACACATTTAAGGATGCATATCATAATCAAGTATTTTTATCATTTGAAAAAAATCCATTCTCGAAAACTCCACGTCATGTTTGGGTCGTATGCAGGTATGAAAATCAATGGTTGCTAACGAATCACTCAAAACGAGGTTTAGAATTTCCCGGAGGAAAACTAGAAGGCAATGAAGTACCAGAAGAAGCAGCGGTTCGAGAAGTATTTGAAGAAACAGGCGGAGAAGTCTCTTCTTTAACTTATATTGGGCAATATAAAGTAGTAAGTAAAGGAAAGACCATTATTAAAAATATTTATTTTGCTACTATTGGAAATGTAATTAAAAAAGAAGACTACATGGAAACAGATGGTCCCGTAATGATTGATGAACTACCTTCGGGCATTCAACAAGATAATGCATACAGCTTTATCATGAAAGATAATGTTTTGCAGTATGTAATGAAATATGTAAAGCGAACATTTTTGTAA
- a CDS encoding hydrolase, with product MTKKYYVSLSSGEINQSNTASDWNYAIEATDEEVEKLRTYLDQRASSDWSSFWRSHIPYLEYHHDSQNDMYDKTTVEIYATLYQLGDDETKSHIKQMNILSSDRME from the coding sequence ATGACAAAAAAATATTATGTGTCTCTGAGTTCAGGAGAAATCAATCAGTCAAATACTGCTTCAGATTGGAATTATGCGATTGAAGCAACAGATGAAGAAGTGGAGAAGCTGAGAACGTATTTAGATCAGCGTGCTTCAAGCGATTGGTCAAGCTTTTGGCGATCACATATTCCGTATCTGGAATATCATCATGATTCTCAAAATGATATGTACGATAAAACGACGGTTGAAATATATGCTACGCTTTATCAGCTGGGAGACGATGAAACAAAATCACATATCAAACAGATGAATATTTTATCTTCAGATAGAATGGAATAA
- a CDS encoding phage holin family protein produces the protein MTAERVKKVDMQKLSVLIISSLGSLAFFLFGEWDYLLMALVALVAMDYLTGTIAAFINKRLSSKVGFKGIAKKVFIFAMIAVANFIDSVFWENGHIIRDGAILFYILNEMISITENAGIVGIPIPEPLKKAIAILKDRFKS, from the coding sequence ATGACTGCTGAAAGGGTGAAAAAAGTGGATATGCAGAAGCTTTCTGTCTTGATAATCTCAAGTTTAGGTTCACTGGCTTTTTTTTTATTTGGAGAGTGGGACTATTTACTAATGGCTTTAGTAGCATTAGTGGCAATGGATTACTTGACGGGTACAATTGCAGCTTTTATAAATAAACGTTTATCTAGCAAAGTAGGTTTTAAAGGAATTGCCAAAAAGGTTTTTATTTTTGCCATGATTGCTGTAGCAAACTTTATCGATTCTGTATTCTGGGAAAACGGTCATATTATTCGAGATGGAGCTATTTTGTTCTATATTTTAAACGAAATGATTTCAATTACAGAAAATGCAGGAATTGTAGGCATTCCAATTCCAGAGCCGTTAAAAAAAGCAATAGCGATTTTAAAAGACCGCTTTAAATCGTAG
- a CDS encoding Dps family protein: MAANVNEIVNKQVANFSVMYIKLHNFHWYVKGEQFFTLHEKFEELYTETATIIDDLAERLLALEGKPVATMKESLELSSIKEADGSETAKDMVASLVSDFDTLTAELKEGMDAAGEAGDETTGDMLLAIHQSLEKHTWMLKSFLGK, from the coding sequence ATGGCAGCAAATGTAAATGAAATCGTTAATAAACAAGTAGCGAATTTTAGTGTAATGTACATAAAACTTCATAACTTTCACTGGTACGTAAAAGGTGAACAATTCTTCACTCTTCATGAAAAGTTTGAAGAGCTGTATACGGAAACAGCTACAATTATTGATGACCTTGCAGAACGCCTTTTAGCGCTAGAAGGAAAACCTGTGGCAACAATGAAAGAATCGTTAGAACTTTCTTCTATTAAAGAAGCGGATGGAAGCGAAACGGCTAAAGATATGGTTGCTTCTTTAGTAAGCGATTTTGATACGCTAACTGCTGAATTAAAAGAAGGGATGGACGCAGCCGGTGAAGCGGGCGATGAAACAACAGGGGACATGCTTTTAGCCATTCATCAAAGCTTAGAAAAGCATACGTGGATGTTAAAATCATTCTTAGGCAAGTAA
- a CDS encoding S-ribosylhomocysteine lyase yields the protein MPSVESFELDHNAVKAPYVRHCGVHKVGSDGVVNKFDIRFCQPNKQAMKPDVIHTLEHLLAFNIRTHVEKYDHFDIIDISPMGCQTGYYLVVSGEPNVREIIDLLDDTLKDAINITEIPAANEKQCGQAKLHDLEGAKRLMKFWLEQDKEDLEKVFG from the coding sequence ATGCCATCAGTAGAAAGTTTTGAGCTAGATCATAATGCGGTTAAAGCACCTTATGTAAGACACTGCGGTGTTCACAAAGTGGGAAGCGACGGCGTTGTAAATAAATTCGATATTCGTTTTTGCCAGCCAAACAAACAAGCAATGAAGCCGGACGTTATTCATACGCTAGAGCATTTATTAGCTTTTAATATTCGTACTCATGTAGAAAAATACGATCACTTTGATATTATTGATATTTCACCTATGGGATGTCAAACAGGGTACTACTTAGTAGTGAGCGGTGAGCCGAATGTACGTGAAATTATTGATTTGTTGGATGATACGTTAAAAGATGCAATTAACATTACTGAAATTCCAGCAGCAAATGAAAAACAGTGCGGTCAAGCGAAACTTCACGATTTAGAAGGAGCAAAACGTTTGATGAAGTTCTGGTTAGAACAGGACAAAGAAGATTTAGAAAAAGTATTTGGCTAA
- the yidD gene encoding membrane protein insertion efficiency factor YidD: MIAKLLLLLIKGYQKGISPFLPARCRFYPTCSQYGVESIKRFGAVKGSYLTVKRILKCHPFHPGGIDEVPEKKSH; the protein is encoded by the coding sequence ATGATTGCAAAGCTTTTGCTTTTACTTATAAAAGGATATCAAAAAGGAATTTCACCTTTTCTTCCGGCAAGGTGCCGGTTTTACCCTACTTGCTCACAGTACGGAGTTGAATCTATTAAACGCTTTGGTGCCGTAAAGGGATCTTATTTGACTGTAAAACGCATTTTAAAATGCCACCCGTTCCATCCGGGTGGCATTGATGAAGTACCTGAGAAAAAATCACACTAA
- a CDS encoding beta-class carbonic anhydrase — MSLLQDVLEFNQKFVEEKKYELYETSKFPDKKMVILSCMDTRLVELLPQALNLRNGDVKIVKNAGALVSHPFGSIMRSILVAVYELQADEVCVIGHHDCGAGKLQAEPFLEKVRAKGISDEVINTIEYSGMDLKKWLTGFDSVEETVQHSVEAIRNHPLFSKDTPVHGLVIDPNTGKLDVVVNGYEAIENN; from the coding sequence ATGAGCTTATTACAAGATGTTTTAGAATTCAACCAAAAATTTGTAGAAGAAAAAAAGTATGAACTTTACGAAACAAGCAAATTCCCTGATAAAAAAATGGTTATTTTATCGTGTATGGACACAAGATTGGTAGAATTACTTCCACAAGCTTTGAATTTGCGCAACGGAGACGTGAAAATTGTTAAAAACGCAGGAGCGCTTGTTTCACATCCATTTGGAAGTATTATGCGAAGCATTTTAGTAGCTGTATATGAGCTTCAGGCAGATGAGGTATGTGTAATTGGTCACCACGACTGTGGAGCAGGTAAACTTCAGGCGGAACCTTTTTTAGAGAAAGTAAGAGCAAAAGGCATCTCAGATGAAGTGATTAATACCATTGAATACTCTGGCATGGACTTGAAAAAATGGTTAACGGGTTTTGATTCAGTAGAAGAGACTGTTCAGCATAGTGTAGAGGCAATCCGTAACCACCCTCTATTCTCAAAAGATACTCCTGTACATGGACTAGTTATTGATCCAAATACAGGAAAGCTAGATGTTGTTGTAAATGGGTATGAAGCGATCGAAAACAACTAA
- a CDS encoding GTP-binding protein: MKKIPVTVLSGYLGSGKTTLLNHILKNKEGLKVAVIVNDMSEVNIDADLVKQGGFSRTEEKLVEMQNGCICCTLRDDLMKEVERLADNGDIDYIVIESSGISEPIPVAQTFTYIDEELGIDLTQKCSLDTMVTVVDANRFWEDFSSGESLLDRKEGTDENDKREVVDLLIDQIEFANVILLNKVDLLTKDDADELQAVLHKLNSEATVIQTINSEVSLEAILHTDLFDFEKASQGAGWIKELNEEHHTPETEEFGISSFVYRRNRPLHPERFMKWLENWPVDIVRAKGFFWLASRNHMAGLLSQAGTSIMIQGAGEWVATYTAEEREQTLKEEPELRTKWDEQFGDRINELVFIGIDMNEAEIIKTLDHCLLTTEEMNQDWATFKDPLPKFTVNA, from the coding sequence GTGAAAAAAATTCCCGTTACCGTTTTAAGCGGATACCTTGGTTCAGGTAAAACAACTCTTTTGAACCATATTTTAAAAAATAAAGAAGGTTTAAAGGTCGCAGTTATTGTCAATGACATGAGCGAAGTAAATATTGATGCAGACTTAGTTAAACAAGGCGGATTTTCTCGAACAGAAGAAAAGCTAGTTGAAATGCAAAATGGCTGTATTTGCTGTACGCTTCGAGATGATCTAATGAAAGAGGTAGAACGCCTAGCTGACAATGGTGATATTGATTATATTGTCATTGAATCTTCCGGAATTAGCGAACCTATCCCTGTTGCTCAAACATTTACTTATATTGATGAAGAGCTTGGCATTGATTTAACTCAGAAATGTTCATTAGATACGATGGTCACTGTAGTAGATGCTAATCGCTTTTGGGAAGACTTTTCATCCGGCGAAAGCTTATTAGACCGCAAAGAAGGAACGGATGAAAACGATAAAAGAGAAGTGGTTGATTTATTAATTGATCAAATTGAATTTGCAAACGTCATTTTGTTAAACAAAGTTGATTTGTTAACAAAAGACGATGCAGATGAGCTGCAGGCTGTTCTTCATAAATTAAACTCAGAAGCCACTGTTATCCAAACAATTAATAGTGAGGTAAGCCTTGAAGCCATACTTCATACCGACTTATTCGACTTTGAAAAAGCTAGTCAAGGAGCCGGGTGGATTAAAGAACTAAATGAAGAACACCATACGCCTGAAACTGAAGAGTTTGGTATTTCTTCTTTTGTATACAGAAGGAATCGTCCCCTTCATCCTGAACGCTTTATGAAATGGTTAGAGAACTGGCCGGTTGATATTGTACGTGCAAAGGGATTTTTCTGGCTTGCTTCACGTAACCATATGGCAGGACTTCTTTCTCAAGCAGGTACGTCCATTATGATTCAAGGAGCGGGTGAATGGGTGGCGACGTACACAGCAGAGGAAAGAGAACAAACCTTAAAAGAAGAACCTGAATTACGAACAAAATGGGATGAGCAATTTGGAGACCGTATTAACGAGCTTGTGTTCATTGGTATTGATATGAACGAAGCTGAAATTATTAAAACATTAGACCACTGTTTGTTGACAACTGAGGAAATGAATCAGGATTGGGCTACTTTCAAAGATCCTCTTCCGAAGTTTACAGTAAATGCGTAA